One part of the Ancylomarina subtilis genome encodes these proteins:
- a CDS encoding FMN-binding protein: MRKFVIVICLMICGFVVNASQFPKSVQKKIDKTLIKLYPNKVIELSDMELSEELATRYASIKKVKVSALRSGGEELGFACFASSKGKKDYFDYMVIFDKQLLIKKVVVLVYRSTYGGEIMSRSWLKQFIGKTRGESMEMNKDIDGISGATLSAPSITQGVKDLSLLIAEIQTN; this comes from the coding sequence ATGAGAAAATTTGTAATTGTTATTTGTCTTATGATTTGTGGTTTTGTTGTGAATGCCAGTCAGTTTCCAAAATCAGTTCAGAAGAAGATTGATAAAACCTTGATAAAGCTATACCCTAATAAGGTTATTGAATTGAGCGATATGGAATTGTCAGAAGAGTTGGCAACCCGTTATGCTTCGATAAAAAAAGTGAAAGTTTCTGCCTTAAGATCGGGAGGAGAAGAATTGGGTTTTGCTTGTTTTGCGTCCTCCAAAGGGAAAAAAGATTACTTTGATTATATGGTTATATTCGACAAACAACTTCTTATTAAGAAAGTTGTTGTGCTGGTTTACCGATCGACTTATGGAGGTGAAATCATGTCACGTTCATGGTTAAAACAGTTTATCGGAAAAACCAGAGGCGAATCGATGGAAATGAATAAGGATATTGATGGTATATCAGGGGCAACTCTTTCAGCACCCTCCATCACACAAGGCGTAAAAGACCTGAGTTTATTGATTGCCGAAATTCAGACTAATTAG
- a CDS encoding SO_0444 family Cu/Zn efflux transporter — translation MNITSYIQQFAYDFIQILNEMSPYLMLGFFFAGVLKIAFPQKFIDRYLGQKNGRSVLNASLLGIPLPLCSCGVIPTGISFYKSGASKGSSVSFLISTPQTGVDSILVTYSLLGLPFAIIRPIIALITGYAGGMLANRFDKQDNGVETTKTAETESCCSEESAESKQDCNCGDSCETKPSKQNSKLHTMFKYAFVDFLQDISKWLIIGLVLAALISVLIPDNFFAKFIGNDFIGMLVILLASIPLYICATSSVPVAAVLLMKGVSPGAALVFLMAGPATNAATITVLNKVLGRKTTLAYLSSIILGALIFGLLIDYVLPREWFTLTGLHTHMGAHEGHFSLPVWLQWGSSITLTLLIINGYIQKFLLKRKKLSPTKTKTETEDYLIAVLGMSCNHCKNSVEKHVGALSNIKSAEVNLEQKRLHIQGKDIDLSQIQKEIESLGFEYGGIIED, via the coding sequence ATGAATATCACATCATATATACAGCAATTTGCTTACGATTTCATTCAGATTTTAAATGAAATGTCGCCCTATTTAATGCTAGGTTTTTTCTTTGCAGGGGTGCTAAAAATAGCTTTCCCACAAAAATTTATCGATCGATATTTAGGTCAAAAAAATGGTCGGTCAGTCCTAAATGCCTCACTATTGGGAATTCCTCTTCCATTATGCTCATGTGGCGTTATACCGACAGGTATTTCATTTTATAAGAGTGGTGCGAGTAAGGGATCTTCTGTTTCTTTTCTAATCTCAACCCCACAAACTGGGGTTGATTCCATATTGGTTACCTATTCGCTATTGGGACTCCCCTTTGCCATTATTCGCCCAATAATTGCTCTAATTACCGGTTACGCAGGTGGCATGCTGGCAAATCGTTTCGATAAACAAGATAATGGAGTCGAAACAACTAAAACAGCAGAAACAGAAAGCTGTTGTTCTGAAGAATCAGCAGAGTCAAAACAAGACTGTAACTGCGGTGATTCTTGTGAAACCAAACCAAGCAAACAAAATTCCAAATTGCATACCATGTTCAAGTATGCCTTTGTCGATTTCCTTCAAGACATTTCGAAATGGTTGATCATTGGCTTGGTATTAGCTGCCCTAATTTCTGTTCTGATACCGGATAATTTCTTTGCGAAATTTATTGGGAACGATTTCATTGGCATGTTAGTCATTCTACTTGCCTCTATCCCCCTATACATTTGTGCCACTTCTTCGGTTCCTGTGGCTGCAGTCCTGTTGATGAAAGGTGTTTCTCCCGGAGCAGCTTTAGTTTTTCTAATGGCAGGCCCGGCTACAAACGCGGCTACAATAACAGTTTTAAATAAGGTATTGGGCAGAAAAACAACTTTGGCATATTTAAGCTCCATCATCTTAGGAGCACTCATTTTCGGTCTGTTAATCGACTATGTTCTCCCCCGAGAATGGTTTACCTTAACAGGGCTACACACTCATATGGGGGCTCACGAGGGGCATTTTTCTTTACCTGTCTGGTTACAATGGGGCAGTTCGATTACGCTGACACTTTTAATCATTAATGGTTACATACAAAAGTTCCTTTTAAAACGTAAAAAACTGTCTCCTACCAAAACAAAAACCGAAACTGAAGATTATTTAATTGCCGTATTGGGTATGAGTTGCAACCATTGCAAAAACTCCGTTGAAAAACATGTGGGTGCACTGTCAAATATTAAATCTGCTGAGGTTAATTTAGAACAAAAACGACTTCACATTCAAGGTAAAGATATTGATCTGTCTCAAATTCAAAAGGAAATTGAAAGTTTGGGATTTGAATATGGTGGGATAATTGAAGATTAA
- a CDS encoding efflux transporter outer membrane subunit, which yields MQKKTIIYRLLLMLIVASSLQSCFVAKQYQRPEIETEDLYRDISTNDSTTLAQMPWEDLFTDSKLRTLIKTGLSDNLDLMMAIERVRASEAYYKQGKMGFLPSLSLGANGGKFEASDNSLSGVSAGGNGPSYENYQLTGSLSWEADIWGKIRSQKRATQASYLKSEAARRAVESTLVAKIASAYFQLIALDAQVELAKQTVANRTESLKTMQSLKAAARVTETAVKQTEAQLYSTQILLLDLERNVKLLENTMSLLLGKESGSIERGRLDDQVITVDLKTGFAAQLLRNRPDVMVAEYGLMNAFELRNVAHSNFYPSISLSASAGLESISFDNWFNTSSIFSNLVGNLTQPLFNKRKIRTQYEVSKAQQKEATYNFKRALLIAGKEVSDALYTYQIEKEKYEIRKHELQALTEAVSFSEELLNRGYANTTYLEVLTARSNALSSEINTIDSRFKQLNAVVELYQALGGGWK from the coding sequence ATGCAAAAGAAAACTATTATATACCGATTGTTGCTGATGCTTATTGTTGCTTCGAGCCTTCAGTCTTGTTTTGTAGCTAAACAATACCAGCGTCCGGAAATTGAAACCGAGGATTTGTATCGAGATATTTCGACAAACGATTCGACGACTTTGGCTCAGATGCCTTGGGAGGATTTATTTACAGATTCAAAATTGAGAACCCTTATTAAGACAGGATTAAGTGATAATCTTGATTTGATGATGGCAATAGAACGTGTTCGGGCTTCAGAAGCTTATTACAAACAAGGAAAGATGGGCTTTCTGCCTAGTCTGAGTTTGGGTGCCAATGGGGGAAAATTCGAAGCGTCGGACAATAGTCTATCTGGTGTTTCTGCAGGTGGAAATGGACCCAGTTATGAGAATTACCAGTTGACCGGAAGTCTTTCCTGGGAAGCAGATATCTGGGGCAAAATCCGAAGTCAAAAGCGAGCAACACAGGCTTCCTACCTTAAAAGTGAGGCTGCCCGGAGAGCTGTTGAGAGCACACTGGTTGCGAAAATCGCATCGGCTTATTTTCAACTGATTGCCTTGGATGCTCAAGTTGAATTGGCCAAGCAAACGGTGGCCAATCGTACGGAAAGTTTAAAAACCATGCAAAGCTTAAAAGCAGCAGCCCGAGTGACTGAAACAGCAGTAAAACAAACTGAAGCTCAGCTTTATTCAACTCAGATTTTATTACTTGATTTGGAGCGTAACGTAAAGCTTTTGGAAAATACGATGAGTTTGCTTTTGGGCAAGGAGTCGGGAAGCATTGAGCGTGGAAGATTGGATGATCAGGTCATTACAGTTGATTTAAAAACGGGTTTTGCTGCTCAGCTATTGAGAAACAGACCGGATGTAATGGTGGCAGAGTATGGGCTGATGAATGCTTTTGAACTTCGAAATGTGGCACACAGTAATTTTTATCCCAGTATTAGTTTGAGTGCATCAGCTGGTCTGGAGAGTATCAGTTTTGACAATTGGTTCAATACCAGTTCTATCTTCAGTAATTTAGTTGGAAACTTAACACAACCGCTTTTTAATAAGCGAAAAATAAGAACACAGTACGAGGTCTCTAAAGCTCAGCAGAAAGAAGCCACTTACAATTTTAAAAGAGCTTTGTTGATTGCTGGTAAAGAGGTGTCTGATGCCCTTTATACCTATCAGATAGAGAAAGAAAAATACGAAATAAGAAAACATGAATTACAGGCTCTAACCGAAGCAGTTAGTTTTTCTGAAGAGCTATTAAACAGAGGCTATGCCAATACAACTTATTTAGAAGTGTTGACGGCCCGATCGAATGCCTTGTCTTCTGAAATCAATACCATTGATTCCAGATTCAAGCAGCTGAATGCAGTTGTTGAATTGTATCAGGCTCTTGGAGGGGGATGGAAATAG